The genomic region TGCCCCGCCTGAAGAAATCAGGTATAACAGTACCCTTTGCGGAGTGGAGGTGAGGCATCAATGAGGTATTTTGTAAAGGAAACCCTTAACAGCGCCTGGCGGGTAGGACTTACTAGTGTTAGCAcggttatttattaaaaaaacattaatcgaaaaaaaaacattaatcgGTTACTGATTCAAAAAAACATTAGACACCTGGTAGATGCTAGGAACTGTGCCCACGGGGGATGTACCGGTTCGAACCCCGGTCTTCCCCGGCGCGAAGGGAAACTTGCCGCCTACAACCAGCTGGGGTTTCAGACGCAAGCACGTGGGTGGACTGTGCCCGGCTTCCGCGGCCCCCGTCTTCGGGGCCTGCGCGCTAGCGCATTGAGGGCCCTGAGAAAGGAGACCACCCCGAGAGCTCCGCCTGGACTGGGGGACGCTCCTCCTCGCCCCTACTCCCGTCCCTTTTCCCCCATTCGGTAAATCCCACCCTGTCGCTTTAAGGAGCCTCTCGCCGCGGTGCCTTGGGAAGCCCGGATGCGGCTCTCTGATTGGGCGGGGCGTCTCGGTGACTTCACTCCGGGTACAAAAGGGCCCGGGTGGCGGGCGCCGGGGCAGAGCGTCCTAGCAGTGTCACAGCGTGGGTTGGCTTGAGCGGAGGAGCGTGAGCGAGCGCGTTGCCCGGAGTGCACCTGCTACCTGTCCTGCCCAGCCAGGGAGTCCCCGCAGCCGTCGCCCCCGCCGTCGAGCCGCCATGGAAGTGCAGAAGGAGGCGCAGCGCATCATGACTCTGTCGGTGTGGAAGATGTACCATTCCCGCATGCAGCGCGGTGGCCTGCGGCTGCACCGGAGTCTGCAGTTATCGCTGGTCATGCGCAGCGCCCGAGAGCTCTACCTCTCAGCCAAGGTGGAAGCCCACGAGCCCGAGGTGCCCTTGCCGCCTGTCCGCTCCCCTGATCCTCGCCTGCACCAGTCGCGGGAAGTGGAAACTGTCGCCGAGGCAGCGCCCCCCGACGGTGAGCAGCCCTCTCCGGAGCCCATGGACACGCGGGAGGCGCCGCCAGCCGAGGAGACCCCGGCCCGCTGTGCCTCACGCCCCGCCAAAGTCAGCCGAAAGCGGCGAAACAGCAGTCTGAGTGACGGCGGGGACGTCGGACTGGTCCCAAGCAAGAAAGCCCGTCTagaagaagagggggaaggagccTCTGCGGAGGTCTCTGATCGCCTGCAGCCACCTCCCGCGCAAGCCGAGGGCGCCTTCCCGAACCTGGCGCGCGTCCTCCAGAGGCGCTTCTCCGGCCTCCTGAACTGCAGCCCCGCCGCCCCCCCGACGGCGCCGCCGGCGTGCGAGGCGAAACCGGCCTGCCGCCCCGCGGACAGCATGCTGAACGTGCTCGTGCGGGCCGTGGTGGCCTTCTGAGGGTCCCTGAGCGGCGCCACCGGAGCCCAGAGCGCGGGCCGAACCGTCGGCCGCAGAGCGCAGACCCGAGGCGAGGTCCATCCCCGGGGGAGTGCCCGCCGAAACCGTGGAGAGGAGCTGCTCCCCCAGGCTGCGGAGAGGCCTGAAGAGGGACTCTGCCCCCGGGGAGCCGTCGCCGCCTGTGTGCAGCGGCGGCGCCGAGGAGCCCGAGCCGGGAGCGCGAGCACCTTCCGCCGAGACCTGCTGCGCCCACAGGTGCTGTCTTAACGGACTGGGACGTGgacctttccctctctccttctgggactggGAGCAGGGAGGCTTGGTTCTTTAAACTCCTCAGGGTCGGACTTTATTTTTCAGTGGGAGCTGTGCTGCCCTTTCAAGGTTTTTCAATAGTTGGTGTTTGCATTTCCAACCTCAGAAAATAATTCCAGGCAGgcgctccccttcccccaccgaGTGACATACTTGTGCAAGCGGTCATCGTTGCGTCATGGGGCAGACGTGGGGAGCTTCCTGTTGCCTTGCGTGGGTGTGGGGCCTGGGAGGAGGGTCTGGGGTGTGGACCGCCCTGGGGAATGGGAGGAGGGCCTCCTGAGTCACCTCGCCCCGCTTACTGCGGGTTTGTGCCCCGCGCCCCTGAACCTTCGGGTGAAtagcggcggggggcgggggtgctgaTCTAATTTCAGGttacagttttctcatctggtgCGTTAGAGGTGGGAATATGTTCACTGTCTCAAGCGTGACCATCtctcagacacacagacacaaccCAGACGGTCCTGGTCTGAATCATAAAAATCGGTGCGGGTGTTCAGAGCTCTGTAACGCTGAGCTGGGACCAGTTCCTGGTGGGACTGGGCCAGTTTGGGGAGGGGAAGATTCTTGCCAGGGCGTCCTGAGGCCTGTTTACCTTTACTGTGGTGGATTCTGTTTAATTTCATCTATCTGGTTTTCTGCTAGAAACGCCAGATAAAATAAAGACCATTTGAATAAAGTCTGTGCGGCCTGTCTGGTTTTCTtccctggtgggggaggggcagggttaAGAGGTCAGGAGCTGGCGGCGGCTTGCTGGGGCCCCAGAAACCGGTCTGACCGGCTATCACGTGGGCAGAGTGGGCGGGATGGGGCTGGGCCCCCTTTTCTTTGCCAGAGCGTTTCCGTGCCCTGGTGTTCCGACTGCCTAAGCTCCCCCATATTTGGGAGTTTCTTCGACATTCTACAACTCCGGGGGGTTGGGGTTGCCGAATTTGAGGCGGTGGGGGGGGTATTGCTGGATTCAGTGCCCCAGGCGAATTGGGAGGGCCACGCCTCCTTCGGAGACTTCGGAAGAATGGCAGATCTAacccccaccctcccgccccgCTTGATCAACTGAATCCTATTTGGCCGGGGCCCCACGGGTTGCGGGGTTGTGAGCTTTGGAGCGCTCTTTACACCcctgttgtgatctctcttggtATAACTGTGTGACTCAGGCTGAAAGGTGAGTtcccagcctcagttttcctcatctgtgaagtgggccTTCCCTCGAGGCGGCTGTAGAGTTAGAAATACCCGTGAGAGCCCTAGTTATTTGGTTTGGGTCCAACCCAGCTCCGTTTCAGTCACCCGAGAGCCCAAAACGCTCATAATTCACCCACCGCTGATTTAAGAGAGGGCCTGTAAGGCGTTGCCCCAGGGCGGGTGGCGGGGTGGCTGTTGGGAGGACAAAGGAGCCGCAGGTGCGGACGGTGAGGACCGCGGGAGGCTCCGGGAAAGCTGCCGCCCCCCCTCCAGACGGCTGGCTCCGGCGCCGCGAGGCTTCTGCGACCCCGAGGGACCTGACCCCGAGGCCCTAGGGTGGAAGGAGGAGGGTGCGGTGGAGGGCGGGCCGGTTCCGGAACGCCCGCCTCCGGCTCCCCTCCTGCCGCCTCCACCCACCCCGATCCCCACTCCCCGCCTCCCGCAGGGTGCTCCCTGGGGAATCTAGCTCCGCTCGCCTCCACGGCCACCGGATTCTTTCCTGGGAAACATGGGAGACTTTAGCGCCACCCACTTGGAGTCCTGACCCGTAACACCCCAGTGGGACGTCGGAGGGAGGACAGGAGCTCCACCCCCGCTGTGGCAGTTCAGTGCGTTCGCGTGGGAGCAGCTCCCCCGAGAACCTAGCCGACCCCGGGAAGTCCCTGgcggctggggagggggccctcACTGCGCATCCTGTCGCAGGAACGTCctggcccttccttcctcccgGGAAGCTGCCTGGCTGGTCCCCGCCCTTGCCTCCCGGGGGTAGGAGGGTGGGGGGCGGTTTCCGGTCTGAGGGCTGGAGGTGATGCGGTGGGAGACAGGagatccccaccccccccaagccTCTCTAGGATACGCCCCTTCCCGAGACCCCCATTTCACCTTTCAGAATAGGCAACATTTGTCACAATAACCAACTCTGATGAGGTTTGCAGTTTTCACACCTTTACATGGCATTGGATTATTGGGATAGgccctggagtgggggtgggggcagtcaTTGATGGGACAATAGctgtgaaaacaaaaaatgtcacCTATCCCTAGACCAGTGGATCCTCCAGGGAGCCTCAGGCCGCCCGCAGGAGGCTCCAGGACAGCGTTCACTACAGCACTGTCCAAACAGGCCCAAACTGGAAAAAACCTACATGCTCATCATGCAACCGAACTGGTCCCTCCCCAGTGAAGAAACCGCGGGAGGGGGACAGGACGGAGTTGTGGGGTCAGAACGCAGATTCTGGAGCCAGTCTATCAGCTCTGTTTGCTGGCTGTGCAGCACTGGGCAAGTCACCttgtctctctgggcctcagtttccttcgcTATAAATTGTGGAGACTAGCAGTCCCTACCGCTCAGATTCATCaggaagaggaagtgagagaCTAAGTATAAAGTGGTTGGGGAATGCCTGGCACACCGGAagtgttgttattttattatcgTGGGAACCCAGGGGGAGAACAGTGCTGCCATTTAGAGGCACCTACAGCCCTACGGACATACATGTCACGTGTGCACAGATGCTGGGCTCATCCATCCTGGAGAGCTGGGACAAATAGTTCCTCCCTCCAGTGGCTCACTGTGAGCGAGGGTCAGCCTCCCCTCCTCAGCTCTGGAGTTTGGTCTCAACCTAGTGACTTGACAGGGTTGACTCTTCCcttgtgggggttgggggcacaCTTCTCAAGCCCCGGGGCTCTGTCTACACTCAGCCCTTGGTAGTAGTCTCATTCAGTCTTAGGCCTCTAAATGCCGCTCTGCCCTGACGCCCATATTTCCCTCTCCATCCTGGACCTACCCCTGCCCCCAGACTTTATGTTCAAGCCCCCTCCCTATGTCTCCTGGTGGGGCACTAAGGTATCCTGAACCTGATGGGACCCAAAGAGAATTCTTGCTGTTTCCTGCCAGCGTCCGGATTGAGGGAGCCTCCTTGAAtacccttttctcctttcctcgcACGGTACCCAGTCCCAGGTGCTGTCCACTTGACTTCCCATCCCACTCCACTCTCCCCACCTTCAGGACTCCCATCTTAATGTGAGTGGCGGCCATCACCTCTCTCCTACGTCAGGGCAGtggcttcctccctgcctttGCCTCCACAGTCCATTCTACACAGCAGCTACACAGATCTTACAAAATGCACATTGGATCATTTCACTCTCTGGCTCCCCTCCGCTTCATCCACAGTGGCCTCCTTCCTGCTTGGAGAACAGGCCAAGCATGTTCTAgcgcagggcctttgcacttgctgttcttcTGCCTGCGATGCTTTTCTCCCAGATGCCCAAcctttctttcttcagatttttgcTGAAATGTCACTTCCTTGGAGTGGCCTTTGGCCACCTGATCTAAAATACCTCCCCATTCTGCCACTCAGCTCCTTTACCCATCTTCTTGAACTTCCTTAGGTCACTGCTCACCGTCCGAAAGAGTACATTTATGTTCTAATTAGCATCTGTGCCCTCATTTGAATATCACTTCCACGAATGCCCAACACAGGCCTGAAAGAGTGAATGGGGCTGTCTGGGGTAAGCAAGTGCTAAGTGCTAAATatttattgtctcatttaatcaaTGGCTTCTCATGACTCTTAGAATTTCTCAAATTTCAGACAGTTGACAGGCAGGATTTTTGTCATATCTGCATACCGACTGTActattatttatctaaaaatttgACTTATTGTAACTCACTTGTTAATCACTAACCATACTTAGAAGGTAACAGTTAATAAAAGTTACGGTGAAAACAAAACGTCATAAGATCCTGCTGAAACAGACAGCTTTCTTACTTAGAAAGCGAGATTAGCAAGTTACACATGACTAGGATAGGAAGAGGCCTATCTTTAGTCAGAAGACTAGGGAAAGACCGAAAGctgaaaagagagaaactaagggattcattctcttctttaaatattagcATTACATCACTTTGTCCACTATTACGGAGTTAGGAAAATTCTGCTTCTGAAAGAGACAAAGCTACAAatgccaccccaccccacccccattttagTCCAAGACTCCTGTTTATGGACATCCAGATCaagagctacttttttttttttctccctggtaGTATCATAGTTGCAATTTTACATTCGTTTCTGGGTTTGTCTCTCCTAGCCTCTAGCCTCCGTGCAAGCGCAGAAACAAGTCTAGCAGGTGCGTACTAAGTGGTTTTTTGTGAATGAATGATCACTTGGAACTCTCCTAGGAGATCGGTCCTTTGAACTCCACTTTTTACGGatcgggaaactgaggccagagaggatCGCCTCGCCCTGCAGGAGAGCAACTAGGGAATAGCTCTAGTCGTGTTTGCCATCCCCAAATCCCCTCCCCTCTCCGCTGTGCAGGACAGGCGCCCCGCTGAAGCCTCCGCAGAGCTGGGAAGGGGCCGGGCCACAGAAGCAGCACCCAGACCGGTTTACCCGCTTCCAGGAACCTGGGCGAGGTCCGCGCGTCCGAGAGGAGGAAACGCAGGCCCTGGCCAAGCGGGGCGAGGACCGCACTCGATCGCGGCTAGGAAACCTGACTTCCGGGCCGGGCTGCCGGGTCCGTAACTAGACAACGCGGGGCGGAGCGATCTGGGTGTCAATCACAGGCGGGGGCGGGATTTGCGAGTTTACCGGGTCTCGTGCTTTGCTCCGGTCTCGCCCATGCGCGCTGCCCCGAGTGACTTCCAAGAACTCGCCGGGTAGTGCGCAGCCGGGTCCACGCCCCTCGCCCCCAAACCGGTCCCTTCCGGAGCCCGCCCAGGCCCTCCGCGCGTGGCCCCCTACTCCCAAGCACGCCCCGCGGACGGAAGGCGGAGGCCGCGCCGGGGGCgtctggggctgggggccccGCTCGGAATCAGGTAAACGGCGGAAAAAGCGGAAGGGAAATGGGGATTGCCAGGGTTTGAGGCTCACGCTCCCCACCGTCGTCGTGGTGGCTGCTGAAGCCCCCATGTGTCCAGAGGAGCCCAGAACCCCACACCAGCGTTCGGGGGGACCAGAGCCCCCGCAGCAGTGTTTGGTGGAGCTCAGATCCACATACCTAAGTTCAGGGGAGCCCGCACCTTGCCCACCCGTGTCCAGAGTTGCTCTCGCTAGGGTACTTCTCTGTTTCCTGAGGCTCAGCCTAGGGCTTTTATTCCGCCAGGCTCTGTGTTAAGGGGAGTTTAGGTCTCCCGAGATTTGTGTCCAGGAGAGCTGAGGCCAAGATCTAAGGCCTTCTACCTACTGATTCAGGCTTGAGATCTCCCCCACAGCCACCTCCCAGCCTGATCCTTTTTAACGCAGCCCCTCTCAGCAGAAATCTCCCTGGGTTCCAGGCCCCCGCCcagatctttttatttcttttggcctTCCAACCTCCCTGCTTCATCGGTCCCGactccccccatcccctgcctcccccagcacATTGTTGACTCTCAGCTAAGAAATAATCTCAATGTTCTCTGACCCCCCACCGTTTCAGCTCCTTCCCGCACCCTGGCTGCTCCCCCGGGCCCCCTTGGGGACCTGCCTTTTCCCGCCTGTTACCGACTGGCACCAATTAATTTCCTCCTCAGCCTGTCCACCCACATCTGGTGGCCAGCTGCTCGCCCTCGCCCTGCCCGCCCCCAGGGTCTCCCAGTGAATTGCTAACAGCTCTCCTCCCTGCGCCCCTCAAATCCGGGACGCCCCACCAAAAGCACagacttcctcccctcccccaccggagTCTGCTAATCGGAAAAAGCTGACAGTTAGGACCTGGAGAAGAGAAGATCTGAAATCAGatggaggaggggtggggtgtgAAACTTTCTGAACCAGAGATGGGGGGGGCGGCGTGGAGGGGGGaaaggggtggtgggagggaggcaggagttTAAGTTTTACCTAAAAAGCTCAGATCAAAGCTTTCTGGCCTCCAGATGGGGACTGCAGGGAGGGCCGCCCCCACCCAGGGGCAGGCAAAGCTGAGCACCCCCCTTCTCGGAAACCCCCTGAGATGTGGCGGTGACAGCTGTGCCCCAGCCCGCGCCCGGCGGGCTTCCTTttcctgtgctcactctcccgACAGCCTGGCCAGCAGCCTGGAGACACCGGTCAGGCCCTTTTGAAGGGGCTCCCCAGAGGGGGAGGGGACTGGCCGACAACAATGGACTTCTGTAGCTGCCCGACGCCAGGGGCTTCCTGTTAACCCTTCTCTCCGGTTGCAGTCTGGGGAGCATCTCAGAGCCCTGGACtgcagaggggacagggagggagggcgTTGaccaagcaagcaagcaagcaaacacacAGCTCTTTTTCTCCTGTTGCGGGTCTTGTTTTCAAAAGTGATCAGAAACGGTGAGCTGAATGGAGACCTTGCCTTCCCCCATGGAGTCATAGAGCCTGGTTCTCGGCTTTCTGTTGAGCTGAGGGCTGGACAGCCAGCGGACAGGGCATGGCTAGTCTGGGAGAATCCTCCATCCGGAGCACCCAGCCATCCCAGGATCTCTGGTGGCGGGCATGGCTGGGCTGAGGGACCCAGGTGAATCCAAGATACAGCCACGTTTGCCACCCTGTCAGATGAGCTAGGGGTCACTGACCCCTGAGCCAGTTCCCTGGGTggtctggacctcagtttccctgtctgggAAGTTCTCCCAGGCGCCTGAGAAGAGCACAAGGTGGTCCTCACGGGCCAGAGGGACCTGAGCCGGAGCTCCTGGAGATCTTTTGCTGTTCCTTGGAGCCCCGGGAAGCCATGTTGGGGAATTAGCTGCTGTGTTAATCTGAGGATGCACGCGAAGTCCCTTCTGTTTACAGAGCTAGCTTGAGAAGTTCACCCTCAAGAGATTCTGTGAGCCTCCGTGAGCCTCTAAGGGCCTCCCCAGTGGCCCCGAGACAGCACCTGGCCCTGGAGGCTTTCCAGTTGTTACAGACCAGATAATAAGCCCTGTTTTAAGAAGAGGCTACATTCAGGGGCCTCCCACCTGCCCGTACGATATGGTGCTTGGCTCCTCCCCTGTGCAAGCCCAGGTCAGAATTAAAGTAGGCACTTTCACTGGTTCCATTCTACAGATAAAGGAATTGAGGCACAGAGCAGGTCTGTGTCTAGTAAAACAGAGTCCACTGTTTATCTGTGTCTTCTGGATTGGGGAGGCAGGTGTTAGGTAGGGGCCCTTGTCCACACCAGTGCCCCACGTCTTCCTGCCATCACTGGGTggccttttccctctctccctccatccttaGCAGACTGCCCCCAGGTTTGCCCACCAAATGCCCTTTTCAGCTTTTTCAGAACCACTTGCTGGGTAACTTGGTACcatcttttctcccccttctgATGGCGAAAAGCCCCCCAAGGGCCAATATGTGCACACTCAACCCAAGGGCTTGATGAGGACAAagttggtttggggtttttttttgttttgtttttttggggttttttttgtaatCATTATTTACTGAGCAAAACCAAACTTCTAGACTGGAAAGGACGTTGCCAGGGCCCCTTGCTGGTGTCTGGAACAGGAAGTGTCTCGCTGCTTTTGCCTTTCAGCTCggagggcaggtgaggagggTCTGCTGGAGGCCTGGCAGCTGGGGTTTAGGCCACACCGGGGTTTGGGCGCCCCGCCAGCTTACTGCCGCCAAGCCTCCACCTGAggccccgtcccctcccccatctcccttctgtgGCCCGCCCTTCCGGAATGAACCTTGTCCTGGCTTCTGGCCACCAAGAAGGCGAAGCAAGCCTGCAATTACTCACTGCTGGGTCCCTGCGGGCTGCCGTGCTCAGACTCAtcggggtgggggtgtggtgACGGGGTCCTAAGACCCTTCCCCTCTCAGGCTCTGTGTCGGAGCTGGGCC from Mustela erminea isolate mMusErm1 chromosome 1, mMusErm1.Pri, whole genome shotgun sequence harbors:
- the IER2 gene encoding immediate early response gene 2 protein — translated: MEVQKEAQRIMTLSVWKMYHSRMQRGGLRLHRSLQLSLVMRSARELYLSAKVEAHEPEVPLPPVRSPDPRLHQSREVETVAEAAPPDGEQPSPEPMDTREAPPAEETPARCASRPAKVSRKRRNSSLSDGGDVGLVPSKKARLEEEGEGASAEVSDRLQPPPAQAEGAFPNLARVLQRRFSGLLNCSPAAPPTAPPACEAKPACRPADSMLNVLVRAVVAF